AAGCGGTAAAAAACGGTTGTCATCCGGTCTGGACGGAGTATGCTTGCGGAAGCGGCAGGCCGGGACGAGCGGGACCGGTAAACGCCGCGCTCCCGCAACAACCGATTCGAAAGGCAGGTGGGGCATGAAACGGATTATCGCGACAATGCTCGTCATCGTGTTCACGCTGAGCGTCGTCGGGTGCTCGGAGATGAGCCGCACGAAGAAGGGCGCCGCGATCGGCGCCGCCGCGGGCGGCGCGGTCGGCGCGGCGATCGGCCACCGGACGGGCAACACCGCCCTCGGCGCCATTCTCGGCGCCGCGATCGGCGGCGCGGCCGGGGCCTCGATCGGCCGGTACATGGACAGGCAGGCCGAGGAGATCGCGCGCGACCTCGAGGGCGCGACGGTCGAACGCGTCGGCGAGGGGATCAAGATCACCTTCGACTCGGGGATCCTCTTCGATGTGAACAAGGCCGATCTCCGCCCCGAGGCGCAGGCGAACCTCGACAATCTCGCCGCGATCCTCGTCAAGTACGCCGACACGAACATCCTCATCGAGGGACACACCGACTCGACCGGGCCCGACGACTACAACCTCGAGCTCTCCGAGCGGCGCGCCCGCTCGGTGGCCAATCGCCTGGCGACGCAATCCGTCAGTTCGGGACGCTTCTCGATCATGGGCTACGGCGAGAGCCAGCCGATCGCCGACAACGACACGTCCGTCGGCCGCCAGGCCAACCGCCGCGTGGAGCTGGCGATCATGGCCAACGAGAAGCTCCGCAAAGCCGCCGAGAACGGCGCGCTCAACTGATTTCGCGTTTCGCGCAGGGTCTCATGCGGGCGGGAGGTCCCACTTGACAGGGCCTCCCGCCCGTCGTATCATCCCCCCGAACCATGGCGTTTTGGATGCCCCCATCGGGGCATGCAGGGAAGAGGGTGAGAATCCCTCACGGACCCGCCACTGTGAATGGCGAGCCGACCGCCCGCGACCACTGGCGTAATGCCGGGAAGGA
Above is a genomic segment from Candidatus Krumholzibacteriota bacterium containing:
- a CDS encoding OmpA family protein, with protein sequence MKRIIATMLVIVFTLSVVGCSEMSRTKKGAAIGAAAGGAVGAAIGHRTGNTALGAILGAAIGGAAGASIGRYMDRQAEEIARDLEGATVERVGEGIKITFDSGILFDVNKADLRPEAQANLDNLAAILVKYADTNILIEGHTDSTGPDDYNLELSERRARSVANRLATQSVSSGRFSIMGYGESQPIADNDTSVGRQANRRVELAIMANEKLRKAAENGALN